From a single Nostoc edaphicum CCNP1411 genomic region:
- a CDS encoding nuclease A inhibitor family protein: MTNEITEKLKQASDGLLMISESEYPFEAFLWSNQAQEPMTAQKLLQLTGHPQETSVEEVELDYFFRNCAQEKEWHDEIQKQNVPKFKTLVKTLRDHLTNLKVYRIGTISIDIYIVGKIPDKDLGGISTKVVET, encoded by the coding sequence ATGACTAACGAGATTACGGAAAAACTTAAACAAGCCTCCGATGGTTTGTTAATGATAAGTGAATCAGAGTATCCTTTTGAAGCTTTTTTGTGGTCTAATCAAGCGCAAGAACCAATGACCGCTCAAAAACTTCTCCAGTTAACAGGACATCCTCAAGAAACATCAGTTGAAGAAGTAGAACTAGATTATTTTTTTCGGAACTGTGCCCAAGAAAAAGAATGGCACGATGAAATACAAAAACAAAATGTGCCAAAGTTTAAAACACTTGTCAAAACACTAAGAGATCACCTCACTAATCTCAAAGTTTATCGCATAGGTACGATAAGTATTGATATCTATATTGTTGGTAAAATTCCAGATAAAGATTTAGGCGGAATTTCGACAAAAGTTGTAGAAACCTAA
- a CDS encoding DUF2795 domain-containing protein, with protein sequence MAKANPVEIQKHLKGVDYPANKKELTKHAKKQGADKEILSLLEKLPDDEEFDSPADLNKAIGEII encoded by the coding sequence ATGGCTAAGGCAAATCCAGTTGAAATACAAAAACACTTGAAAGGTGTTGACTATCCCGCGAATAAGAAAGAATTGACTAAGCACGCTAAAAAGCAAGGAGCAGATAAAGAAATTCTCTCTCTGTTAGAGAAACTGCCAGATGATGAGGAATTTGATAGCCCAGCCGATCTCAATAAAGCTATAGGTGAGATAATCTAG
- the moaC gene encoding cyclic pyranopterin monophosphate synthase MoaC, translating to MTQDNFPSNFASLTHLDHHGQAQMVDVSDKAPTIRQAVAAANVRMLPATFAAIQAGNLPKGDVLATARLAGIMAAKQTATLIPLCHPLPLQKIAVEIIPDPQLPGYQIQATVKTKAETGVEMEALTAVSVAALTLYDMAKALEKSIQIESIHLISKSGGKSGDYSPPEQEPRLSHL from the coding sequence ATGACGCAAGATAATTTTCCATCTAATTTTGCCAGCTTAACCCATCTAGATCACCACGGACAGGCACAGATGGTAGATGTGTCTGATAAAGCACCTACGATTCGCCAAGCAGTAGCCGCTGCTAATGTGCGGATGCTGCCAGCCACCTTCGCTGCCATTCAAGCTGGAAATCTGCCAAAAGGTGATGTTTTGGCAACTGCAAGATTGGCTGGGATTATGGCAGCTAAACAAACAGCCACTTTAATTCCTCTGTGTCATCCCTTACCTTTGCAAAAAATCGCAGTCGAAATTATACCCGACCCGCAACTACCTGGTTATCAAATTCAAGCCACAGTCAAAACTAAAGCTGAAACTGGTGTAGAAATGGAAGCCTTAACCGCCGTTTCTGTCGCTGCCTTGACTTTATACGATATGGCAAAAGCTTTAGAAAAATCGATTCAAATTGAATCAATTCATTTAATCAGTAAGAGTGGCGGGAAATCAGGAGATTATTCCCCGCCAGAGCAAGAACCTAGATTATCTCACCTATAG
- a CDS encoding DNA/RNA non-specific endonuclease: MKKSDFLRAILTIAVPTAISFTLINYLQKPLTAQTSSVHLRMGNPSNAGSSYSNLLLSKSQYAVSHNCYRGTPNWVSWQLNTSWLGSAPRQDDFRADTTLPSSCYRVTSSDYTGSGFDRGHMTASADRTNTVTNNSATFLMTNIIPQSPDNNQGPWAALENYSRDLVNQGKELYIISGSYGTGGTGSNGTRNTIANGNVTVPNRTWKVIVVLNSSNSNASNVTTNTRVIAVNMPNSQGIRNNSWRNYRVSVDSIETNTGYNLLSNVSSSVQSVIESRVDNL, encoded by the coding sequence ATGAAGAAGTCTGATTTTCTCAGGGCTATTCTAACTATTGCTGTACCAACAGCAATATCTTTCACTCTGATTAATTATCTACAAAAGCCACTAACAGCCCAAACCTCAAGTGTTCATCTAAGAATGGGCAATCCTAGTAATGCTGGCAGTAGTTACAGTAATCTTTTGTTGAGCAAATCTCAATATGCAGTTTCTCACAATTGCTATAGAGGGACACCAAATTGGGTAAGTTGGCAGCTAAACACATCATGGCTAGGAAGCGCACCTCGCCAAGATGATTTTCGTGCAGATACTACATTACCTTCAAGCTGCTACCGAGTCACTTCTTCCGATTACACTGGTAGCGGTTTTGACAGGGGACACATGACTGCTTCAGCAGATAGGACAAATACAGTTACCAATAACTCTGCTACTTTTTTAATGACGAATATAATTCCTCAGTCACCTGATAATAATCAGGGGCCTTGGGCTGCACTAGAAAACTATTCTAGAGACTTAGTAAACCAGGGGAAAGAACTCTATATTATTTCGGGTTCCTATGGCACTGGTGGAACTGGGTCGAATGGAACAAGAAACACAATTGCTAATGGTAACGTTACAGTTCCGAACAGAACATGGAAGGTTATTGTAGTATTAAATTCATCAAATTCTAATGCTAGCAACGTCACTACTAACACAAGAGTAATTGCAGTGAATATGCCTAATTCGCAGGGAATTAGAAATAATAGCTGGAGAAACTACAGAGTTAGTGTTGATTCCATTGAAACAAACACTGGTTACAATTTGCTCTCTAATGTTTCTTCGTCTGTTCAAAGTGTAATTGAGTCTAGAGTTGACAATTTGTAA
- the hemF gene encoding oxygen-dependent coproporphyrinogen oxidase yields the protein MVQILENPAVKQPPISNRVESFLLDMFDNVCQSIEEIDGSKLDEQRWTRDERGQWVQGENSNGAIYIDKSLRNGNVFEKVGINYVSMQGELPPGVTFRGSDVVMADPTTITPDQKGTSFFATSTSVVINGSNPMIPTAHVNYRYFQLGDGTEPGSWWFGGGGDLTPIYLFEEDAVHFHQVHKAACDQHDPELYPRLKKWCDEYFYLPHRSECRGVGGIFFDNLQHSDVETLLSFVKTCSEAFIPAYFPIVKQRKDMEFTEQEKYWQRIRRGRYAEFILLHDRGVRFGLESGIVSTQSVLNCMPGEAFWNYNDQPTADSQEAKLLEVLRNPQEWV from the coding sequence ATGGTTCAAATTCTTGAAAATCCAGCAGTCAAGCAACCACCAATTAGTAATAGAGTTGAAAGTTTTTTGCTAGATATGTTCGATAATGTTTGCCAATCTATTGAGGAAATAGATGGAAGTAAACTTGACGAACAACGCTGGACAAGAGATGAAAGAGGCCAATGGGTACAAGGTGAAAACAGTAATGGTGCTATATATATCGACAAGTCGCTGCGGAACGGGAATGTATTTGAAAAAGTAGGTATCAACTACGTATCGATGCAGGGTGAGTTACCTCCTGGTGTGACTTTCCGAGGATCGGATGTTGTGATGGCAGACCCAACAACTATAACGCCAGATCAAAAAGGTACTTCTTTCTTCGCTACGAGTACCAGTGTTGTCATTAATGGATCTAATCCAATGATACCGACAGCACACGTTAACTATCGCTACTTTCAATTGGGTGATGGCACTGAACCTGGTTCTTGGTGGTTTGGCGGTGGAGGTGATTTAACACCAATTTACTTATTTGAAGAAGATGCAGTTCATTTTCATCAAGTACATAAAGCAGCTTGCGATCAGCACGATCCAGAACTCTATCCACGCTTGAAAAAGTGGTGTGATGAATACTTTTATCTTCCTCATCGCAGTGAGTGTAGAGGTGTAGGTGGAATTTTCTTTGACAATTTACAACATTCCGATGTCGAAACTTTACTTTCCTTCGTAAAAACTTGTTCTGAAGCTTTCATCCCTGCTTATTTTCCGATTGTCAAACAACGTAAGGATATGGAGTTTACGGAACAGGAGAAATATTGGCAGCGGATCAGACGCGGACGTTATGCCGAATTTATTCTACTGCATGATAGAGGTGTTCGATTCGGATTGGAAAGCGGCATTGTGAGTACACAAAGTGTTCTTAATTGTATGCCTGGAGAAGCTTTTTGGAACTATAATGACCAACCCACGGCTGATAGTCAAGAAGCAAAGCTTCTAGAGGTACTGAGAAATCCCCAGGAATGGGTGTAA
- a CDS encoding L-2-amino-thiazoline-4-carboxylic acid hydrolase, with product MNKKHGELAMDNVTGIGDITMNDVMQMDSSKAVSMFRNRFAAYKKLADEIGEHAAFEQMMLAYPAHQKAFMGAFIDNTTIAKGFTDAIPIFRIMGFKMQVVDISQEGKDAALEIQRVCPVLSIAKEYGLESPCRVICEMEQEATRRAFPGMKAAIISKQADGDCVCMFKYERPAKGVEVKPQKTPSLFSHILDLIRLTPKILQIGMNLLKTSLSKGS from the coding sequence ATGAATAAAAAACACGGAGAACTGGCAATGGATAACGTTACAGGTATTGGCGACATTACCATGAACGATGTGATGCAAATGGATTCCTCCAAAGCAGTGAGTATGTTTAGGAATCGATTTGCAGCCTACAAAAAGCTGGCAGATGAAATTGGAGAACATGCAGCTTTTGAACAAATGATGTTAGCCTACCCTGCTCATCAAAAAGCGTTCATGGGTGCTTTCATTGACAATACCACCATAGCCAAAGGCTTTACCGATGCAATTCCGATCTTTCGGATCATGGGCTTCAAAATGCAAGTCGTAGATATTTCCCAAGAAGGAAAAGATGCTGCACTAGAAATTCAACGAGTTTGCCCAGTTCTTTCAATTGCCAAAGAATATGGACTTGAAAGCCCTTGCCGAGTTATTTGCGAGATGGAACAAGAAGCAACCAGGAGAGCATTTCCTGGGATGAAAGCCGCAATTATTAGCAAGCAGGCAGATGGTGATTGCGTTTGTATGTTCAAGTATGAAAGACCTGCCAAAGGGGTAGAAGTAAAGCCACAAAAAACACCGAGCTTGTTCTCTCATATTCTCGATTTGATTCGCTTGACTCCTAAAATCTTGCAGATTGGGATGAATCTTTTAAAAACGTCTCTTTCTAAAGGATCGTAA